In Variovorax paradoxus, a single genomic region encodes these proteins:
- a CDS encoding sugar phosphate isomerase/epimerase family protein: protein MSFEVLISLSSFGAAEVGRHGQLWCSQLARAAGADSVEVRGEMLRDADAELPALNGLASVYSSPEGLWAEGGWLDSAALKRGIAAATRVGAKRLKMSIGDFQASSHGSLWGLKVELAETRVELVIENDQTVRAGTLAALQAFFEAADHAGLSLGMTFDMGNWHWLGECPLQAAQALGHRVRYVHCKGAQRLPHKWVAVPLGDSVAPWRAVLRALPADVPHAIEYPLVGDDLLAVTRAQIDFIRAARAQT, encoded by the coding sequence ATGTCCTTCGAGGTCCTGATTTCTCTGTCGTCCTTCGGTGCGGCCGAGGTGGGCCGGCACGGCCAGCTCTGGTGCTCGCAGCTTGCACGCGCGGCAGGCGCCGATTCGGTGGAAGTGCGCGGCGAGATGCTGCGCGACGCCGACGCGGAACTGCCCGCGCTGAACGGGCTGGCATCGGTGTACTCCAGCCCCGAGGGCCTGTGGGCCGAGGGCGGCTGGCTCGACAGCGCCGCGCTCAAGCGCGGCATTGCCGCTGCCACGCGCGTGGGCGCGAAGCGGCTGAAGATGTCCATCGGCGACTTCCAGGCTTCGTCGCACGGCTCGCTGTGGGGCCTGAAGGTGGAGCTTGCAGAAACGCGCGTCGAACTCGTCATCGAGAACGACCAGACCGTGCGCGCCGGCACGCTGGCCGCGCTGCAGGCCTTCTTCGAGGCGGCAGACCATGCCGGCCTTTCGCTGGGCATGACCTTCGACATGGGCAACTGGCACTGGCTCGGCGAATGCCCGCTGCAGGCCGCGCAGGCGCTCGGCCACCGCGTGCGCTACGTGCATTGCAAGGGCGCGCAGCGGCTGCCGCACAAGTGGGTGGCGGTGCCGCTGGGCGATTCGGTCGCGCCGTGGCGTGCCGTGCTGCGCGCGCTGCCCGCCGACGTGCCGCATGCCATCGAATACCCGCTCGTGGGCGACGACCTGCTGGCCGTCACCCGCGCGCAGATCGACTTCATACGCGCCGCGCGCGCGCAGACCTAG
- a CDS encoding 2-hydroxyacid dehydrogenase, whose amino-acid sequence MTQQKNILVFRPLPEDQLARLQAAHHVTVADPRKEPEAFAAALRTADGLIGSSHPVDAALLDAAPQLQVISSVSVGVDNYPLAELRKRGIVLCHTPDVLTETVADTVFAILMATQRRVVELSNLVREGRWTKNIGEELFGTDVHGKTLGILGFGRIGQAVARRAALGFGMPVLYHSRRPVDLAAQAPELQGRAAHTPLDDLLARADIVLAMLPLTDATRGMIDAAFFARMKPGAAFINGGRGATVNEEALLNALDHGTLRAAGLDVFAKEPLPADSPLRTHPRVTPLPHIGSATHETRHAMAELATTNLLQVLAGEKPTAPYDTASA is encoded by the coding sequence ATGACGCAGCAGAAGAACATCCTCGTCTTCAGGCCGCTGCCCGAAGACCAGCTCGCGCGCCTGCAGGCTGCGCACCATGTGACAGTGGCCGACCCGCGCAAGGAGCCCGAGGCCTTCGCCGCCGCGCTGCGCACCGCGGACGGCCTGATCGGCTCCAGCCATCCGGTCGATGCCGCGCTGCTCGACGCGGCGCCGCAGCTGCAGGTGATTTCGAGCGTGTCCGTGGGCGTCGACAACTATCCGCTGGCCGAACTGCGCAAGCGCGGCATCGTGCTGTGCCACACGCCCGACGTGCTGACCGAGACCGTGGCCGACACGGTGTTCGCGATTCTCATGGCCACGCAGCGCCGCGTGGTCGAGTTGTCGAACCTGGTGCGCGAAGGCCGCTGGACCAAGAACATCGGCGAAGAGCTCTTCGGCACCGACGTGCACGGCAAGACGCTGGGCATCCTCGGCTTCGGCCGCATCGGGCAGGCCGTGGCGCGCCGCGCCGCCCTGGGCTTCGGCATGCCGGTGCTGTACCACTCGCGCCGCCCGGTCGACCTGGCGGCGCAGGCACCCGAGTTGCAGGGCCGCGCCGCGCACACGCCGCTGGACGACCTGCTGGCGCGCGCCGACATCGTGCTCGCGATGCTGCCGCTGACCGACGCCACGCGCGGCATGATCGACGCCGCCTTCTTCGCGCGCATGAAGCCCGGCGCGGCTTTCATCAACGGCGGCCGCGGCGCCACGGTGAATGAAGAAGCGCTGCTGAACGCGCTCGACCACGGCACGCTGCGCGCCGCCGGGCTCGACGTGTTCGCCAAGGAGCCGCTGCCGGCCGATTCGCCGCTGCGCACCCATCCGCGCGTGACGCCGCTGCCGCACATCGGCTCGGCCACGCACGAGACGCGCCACGCCATGGCCGAGCTGGCGACAACCAATCTGCTGCAGGTGCTGGCGGGCGAGAAGCCGACGGCGCCGTACGACACGGCAAGCGCATGA
- a CDS encoding sugar kinase: MTEPTAFDVALFGEAMLLLVADRPGPLEDAQSFHKRTAGAETNVAIGLSRLGLKVGWASRLGTDSMGRALLAAMRAEGIDCSHVITDATQRTGFQFKGRVTDGSDPPIEYHRKGSAASHMGPADIDEAWLRSARHLHATGVFAAISDTSLQAALKSMDVMRAAGRTISFDTNLRPTLWSSTETMRHWVNELASRADWVLPGIEEGLLLTGHDKPEDVARFYRERGAKLVVVKLGAAGAYYDSDVAGTGHVDGFPVKEVIDTVGAGDGFAAGVVSALLEGRSVPDAVRRGAWIGARAVQVLGDTEGLPTRAQLEEAGL; the protein is encoded by the coding sequence ATGACAGAACCTACCGCCTTCGACGTCGCCCTTTTCGGCGAGGCCATGCTGCTGCTGGTGGCCGACCGGCCGGGCCCGCTGGAAGACGCCCAGTCGTTCCACAAGCGCACCGCCGGCGCCGAGACCAACGTGGCCATCGGCCTGTCGCGCCTGGGCCTGAAGGTGGGCTGGGCCAGCCGGCTGGGCACCGACTCGATGGGCCGCGCGCTGCTGGCCGCGATGCGCGCCGAAGGCATCGACTGCTCGCACGTGATCACCGACGCGACGCAGCGCACCGGCTTCCAGTTCAAGGGCCGCGTCACCGACGGCAGCGACCCGCCGATCGAATACCACCGCAAGGGCTCCGCCGCGAGCCACATGGGCCCGGCCGACATCGACGAGGCCTGGCTGCGCTCGGCACGCCACCTGCACGCCACCGGCGTGTTCGCCGCCATCTCCGACACCAGCCTGCAGGCCGCGCTCAAGAGCATGGACGTGATGCGCGCCGCCGGCCGCACCATCTCCTTCGACACCAACCTGCGCCCCACGCTGTGGTCGTCCACCGAGACCATGCGCCACTGGGTCAACGAGCTGGCCTCGCGCGCCGACTGGGTGCTGCCCGGCATCGAGGAAGGCCTGCTGCTCACCGGCCACGACAAGCCCGAGGACGTCGCCCGCTTCTACCGCGAGCGCGGCGCGAAGCTGGTGGTGGTGAAGCTCGGCGCCGCCGGCGCCTACTACGACAGCGACGTGGCCGGCACCGGCCATGTCGACGGCTTCCCGGTCAAGGAAGTGATCGACACCGTGGGCGCGGGCGACGGCTTCGCGGCCGGCGTGGTGAGCGCGCTGCTCGAAGGTCGCAGCGTGCCCGACGCCGTGCGCCGCGGCGCCTGGATCGGCGCGCGCGCCGTGCAGGTGCTGGGCGACACGGAAGGACTGCCCACGCGGGCGCAGCTCGAAGAAGCGGGGCTCTGA
- a CDS encoding amino acid ABC transporter ATP-binding protein, whose amino-acid sequence MTTESIIRMEAVNKWYGEFQVLTGIDLSVRQGERIVICGPSGSGKSTLIRCINRLETVQKGRIVVDGIDLTAGGKNIDAVRAEVGMVFQQFNLFPHLTILENCTLAPKRSRGMTKAQAEEIAMKYLTRVRIPEQANKYPSQLSGGQQQRVAIARALCMTPKIMLFDEPTSALDPEMVKEVLDTMIGLAEDGMTMLCVTHEMGFARSVADRVIFMAEGKIVEQAPPEEFFGNPKDERTRQFLGQILSSHQGH is encoded by the coding sequence ATGACGACGGAATCGATCATCCGCATGGAAGCGGTCAACAAGTGGTACGGTGAATTCCAGGTGTTGACCGGCATCGACCTGTCGGTGCGCCAGGGCGAGCGCATCGTGATCTGCGGGCCCTCGGGCTCGGGCAAGTCGACGCTGATCCGCTGCATCAACCGGCTCGAGACGGTGCAGAAGGGCCGCATCGTGGTCGACGGCATCGACCTCACGGCCGGCGGCAAGAACATCGACGCGGTGCGTGCCGAGGTGGGCATGGTGTTCCAGCAGTTCAACCTGTTTCCGCATCTCACCATCCTGGAGAACTGCACGCTCGCGCCGAAGCGCTCGCGCGGCATGACCAAGGCGCAGGCCGAGGAAATTGCCATGAAGTACCTCACGCGGGTGCGCATTCCCGAGCAGGCCAACAAGTACCCGAGTCAGCTCTCCGGCGGCCAGCAGCAGCGCGTGGCCATTGCGCGCGCGCTGTGCATGACGCCGAAGATCATGCTGTTCGACGAGCCCACCTCCGCGCTCGACCCCGAGATGGTCAAGGAAGTGCTCGACACCATGATCGGCCTGGCCGAAGACGGCATGACCATGCTGTGCGTGACGCACGAAATGGGCTTCGCCCGCAGCGTGGCCGACCGCGTGATCTTCATGGCCGAAGGCAAGATCGTGGAGCAGGCGCCGCCCGAGGAGTTCTTCGGCAACCCGAAGGACGAGCGCACGCGCCAGTTCCTCGGCCAGATCCTGAGTTCGCACCAAGGCCACTGA